In Candidatus Chlorohelix allophototropha, one DNA window encodes the following:
- a CDS encoding B12-binding domain-containing radical SAM protein: MNTVHTHYVSATLAEQLSEVSKPARKLHVHFINPPAPPITKSFAKLITFNTIPLGLLYPATMLKEAGHIVTICDVKSGDPLTIPSSAHIVGITTDTVRYPEAMEIARTAKKLGKVVIMGGNHVTFDVENTLKSGVVDFIVRGEGEVTIVDLVNALSQKEGCNPTDIKGISWYNKKEKVVVNNPARPWINDLDSLPFPDHSILKNLNLYQKTSFNQAGKLGKPQFQIMGSRGCPYACSFCIVSAVNGAKYRARSPESLLKEVEIALKLGFSNMFFVDDNFSINYKRTMAFCEEVLRRNLKFTWTCQCSCDSIAKNPDMAEMMQKAGCEAILLGVESMSSVALKSMGKKATVDNNFEAVKVLKKAGIISLASTIVGHTFETHETINENFAYLLELNPEMMWMNILTPYVGTVDWDKYQDRIFDRDWHHYDVYHSVMKLDNLTKDELEFAHRRMMAMYYTRPKYVFGTLPNLFDKKPWSRFISSN, translated from the coding sequence GTGAATACCGTGCATACTCATTATGTCAGTGCTACACTGGCTGAACAACTGAGCGAAGTGTCAAAACCTGCCCGCAAGTTGCATGTACACTTTATTAATCCCCCCGCGCCGCCCATAACAAAGAGCTTTGCTAAGCTAATAACCTTCAACACCATTCCTTTGGGTTTACTTTATCCGGCTACTATGCTGAAAGAAGCCGGGCATATAGTGACCATTTGTGATGTGAAATCAGGTGATCCGCTTACAATCCCTTCGTCTGCCCATATTGTCGGTATCACAACCGATACAGTGCGCTATCCAGAAGCAATGGAAATTGCTAGGACGGCTAAGAAACTGGGGAAAGTGGTGATAATGGGCGGTAACCATGTCACTTTTGATGTTGAAAATACCCTCAAGAGTGGTGTAGTGGATTTTATCGTTCGTGGAGAAGGCGAAGTAACCATCGTGGATTTGGTTAACGCTTTATCCCAAAAAGAGGGTTGCAACCCAACCGACATCAAAGGGATTAGCTGGTATAACAAAAAAGAAAAGGTAGTGGTGAATAATCCGGCGCGACCGTGGATTAATGACCTTGACTCGCTGCCTTTCCCCGACCACAGTATCCTCAAGAATCTCAACCTGTACCAGAAAACTTCCTTCAATCAGGCAGGCAAGCTTGGTAAGCCGCAATTCCAGATAATGGGAAGCCGGGGTTGCCCTTATGCCTGCTCATTCTGTATCGTCAGCGCGGTTAACGGGGCTAAATATCGCGCCCGTAGCCCTGAGAGCCTGCTCAAGGAAGTGGAAATCGCCCTGAAGCTCGGTTTTAGCAATATGTTCTTCGTGGACGATAATTTCAGTATCAATTACAAACGTACAATGGCTTTCTGCGAAGAAGTGCTGCGAAGAAATCTCAAGTTTACTTGGACTTGCCAATGTTCATGCGACTCAATTGCCAAGAACCCCGATATGGCAGAAATGATGCAGAAGGCGGGCTGTGAAGCAATTCTGCTAGGGGTTGAAAGCATGAGTAGCGTAGCCTTGAAATCAATGGGTAAAAAAGCCACCGTAGATAATAACTTCGAGGCGGTCAAAGTTCTCAAGAAAGCCGGAATCATATCACTGGCTTCTACCATTGTGGGGCATACTTTTGAAACCCATGAGACTATCAACGAAAACTTTGCCTATCTGCTGGAATTAAATCCGGAAATGATGTGGATGAATATCCTAACCCCTTACGTAGGTACAGTGGATTGGGACAAATATCAGGATAGGATTTTTGACCGCGATTGGCATCATTACGATGTGTATCACAGCGTTATGAAACTGGATAACCTGACCAAAGATGAATTGGAATTTGCGCACCGCCGGATGATGGCAATGTACTACACGCGACCAAAGTACGTTTTCGGCACGCTGCCTAATCTTTTTGACAAAAAACCTTGGTCAAGATTCATTTCTAGTAACTAA